In Desulforhopalus sp., a single window of DNA contains:
- the guaB gene encoding IMP dehydrogenase produces MLPDQIELALTFDDLLLVPAASEVLPSEVNLGTRLTDTIKLNTPLVSSAMDTVTEHRTAIAMAREGGIGIIHKNMSVEQQALEVERVKKSESGMIIDPITVTQDQSVAEVQEIMSTYKISGLPVLHHGKLVGIVTNRDLRFVSDDGLRVADVMTSKNLVTAKVGIDLAHSKALLHEHRIEKLLVVDDNGALKGLITIKDLEKIKKYPFAAKDQFGRLLVGAALGVGEGIETHAERLIKAGVDVVVVDSAHGHSKGVISAVARLKKAFPELSIIAGNVATGEGAEDLIKAGANAIKVGIGPGSICTTRIVAGIGVPQMTALKNCVAIGNKYNVPIIADGGIKHSGDLTKAIGAGASTVMIGSLFAGTDETPGDTFLYQGRTYKGYRGMGSLGAMCQNHGSSDRYFQAEVSASSKLVPEGIEGKVPYRGLIADVLYQLLGGLRSGMGYVGAATIQDLQQKAKFVRISAAGLRESHVHDVIITKEAPNYRTA; encoded by the coding sequence ATGTTACCAGATCAGATAGAACTCGCTCTTACTTTTGATGATTTATTACTCGTGCCCGCCGCCTCCGAGGTCCTTCCCAGTGAAGTGAACCTCGGCACACGATTGACCGACACTATCAAGCTCAATACACCCCTGGTCAGCTCGGCCATGGATACCGTCACTGAACACCGCACCGCCATCGCCATGGCGAGAGAGGGCGGGATCGGCATCATTCATAAGAATATGAGCGTTGAGCAGCAGGCCCTGGAGGTCGAACGGGTGAAAAAATCGGAATCGGGGATGATCATCGACCCGATCACCGTTACCCAGGACCAATCGGTTGCCGAGGTGCAGGAGATCATGAGCACCTATAAGATCTCCGGACTGCCGGTGCTGCATCACGGCAAGCTGGTCGGCATCGTCACCAACCGCGACCTGCGCTTTGTCTCCGACGACGGGTTGCGGGTCGCCGATGTCATGACCTCGAAAAACCTGGTGACCGCCAAGGTGGGCATCGACCTCGCCCATTCCAAGGCACTCCTGCATGAGCACCGCATCGAAAAACTGCTGGTAGTTGATGACAACGGCGCCCTGAAGGGCCTGATCACCATCAAGGATCTGGAGAAAATCAAGAAATATCCCTTTGCTGCCAAAGATCAATTTGGTCGTCTCCTCGTTGGAGCGGCGCTGGGGGTGGGCGAGGGCATTGAGACGCACGCCGAGCGACTGATCAAGGCCGGGGTCGACGTCGTCGTTGTCGACTCCGCCCATGGCCACTCGAAAGGCGTTATCTCGGCGGTGGCCAGGCTCAAGAAGGCCTTTCCGGAGCTGTCGATTATCGCCGGCAACGTCGCCACTGGTGAAGGCGCCGAGGACCTGATCAAGGCCGGTGCCAATGCCATCAAGGTCGGAATCGGCCCGGGATCGATCTGCACCACGCGCATCGTTGCCGGAATCGGCGTGCCGCAGATGACCGCCCTGAAGAACTGCGTCGCCATCGGCAATAAATATAACGTGCCGATCATTGCCGATGGCGGCATCAAACACTCCGGCGACCTTACCAAGGCCATCGGCGCTGGCGCCAGCACGGTCATGATCGGCAGCCTCTTTGCCGGTACCGATGAGACCCCCGGCGACACCTTCCTCTACCAGGGCCGGACCTACAAAGGCTACCGGGGGATGGGTTCTCTTGGCGCAATGTGCCAGAATCATGGATCCTCCGACCGCTATTTCCAGGCGGAGGTCAGCGCCTCCTCAAAACTGGTCCCTGAGGGCATTGAGGGCAAGGTTCCTTACCGGGGCTTGATTGCCGATGTCCTCTATCAGCTGCTCGGTGGCCTGCGCTCAGGGATGGGCTATGTCGGTGCGGCAACGATTCAGGACCTGCAGCAAAAGGCCAAGTTTGTGCGTATTTCCGCGGCCGGGCTGCGCGAGTCCCATGTCCACGATGTTATCATCACCAAGGAGGCGCCGAATTACCGGACGGCCTAG
- the guaA gene encoding glutamine-hydrolyzing GMP synthase — MDIHSEKIIILDFGSQTTQLIARRIREQKVYSEIHPFSIPLDKLRNLKPSGIILSGGPCSVYDDDAPHSDPGLFALGVPILGICYGAQLMLQQLGGKVEKAPKREFGKAELSVQHTAGLFAGLETDDFKHQVWMSHGDRVEVIPADFMATAVSDNSPYAALRHKEKPFFAVQFHPEVAHTLIGVDVLRNFIFGICNCRPEWTMHSFIEQNVQAIREKVGDDNVLCALSGGVDSSVVAAIIHRAIGDQLTCIYVNNGLMRTGETQSILRFFKEKSKLRVIDVDATEYFLGELDGVKDPEVKRKRIGLGFIKIFEEEAHKIGKVKFLAQGTLYPDVIESVSFRGEAPIKSHHNVGGLPEIMKLDLIEPLRELFKDEVRELGLELGLPEEAIYRQPFPGPGLGIRIMGEVTRERLRILRQADVIVLEEMRKAGWYRKVWQSFAVLLPIQTVGVMGDGRTYEHVIAIRAVDSRDAMTADWSKLPYEILGEISSRIINEVRGVNRVVYDISSKPPATIEWE, encoded by the coding sequence ATGGACATCCATAGCGAAAAAATAATCATCCTCGACTTCGGATCGCAGACCACCCAGCTCATCGCCAGGCGGATCAGGGAGCAGAAGGTCTACAGTGAAATTCACCCCTTCTCCATCCCTTTAGACAAGCTGCGGAATCTGAAACCCTCCGGCATCATCCTCTCCGGCGGGCCGTGCTCGGTGTACGATGACGACGCCCCCCATTCCGATCCGGGCCTCTTTGCCCTTGGGGTTCCCATCCTCGGCATCTGCTATGGGGCGCAGCTGATGCTGCAGCAGTTGGGGGGGAAGGTCGAAAAGGCCCCGAAACGCGAGTTCGGCAAAGCTGAGCTGAGTGTCCAGCACACCGCCGGACTCTTTGCCGGCCTGGAAACCGACGATTTTAAACACCAGGTGTGGATGAGTCATGGTGACCGGGTCGAGGTCATTCCCGCTGATTTCATGGCCACCGCGGTCAGTGACAACTCCCCGTACGCCGCTCTCCGCCACAAGGAGAAGCCCTTTTTCGCCGTACAATTTCATCCCGAGGTGGCCCATACCCTTATCGGTGTCGATGTCCTGCGCAACTTCATCTTCGGCATCTGCAACTGCCGGCCGGAATGGACGATGCACTCCTTCATCGAGCAGAATGTCCAGGCCATCCGCGAAAAGGTCGGCGACGACAATGTGCTCTGCGCCCTGTCCGGCGGTGTCGACAGTTCGGTGGTGGCGGCGATCATTCACCGGGCGATTGGTGACCAGCTGACCTGTATCTATGTCAACAACGGCCTGATGCGTACCGGCGAGACCCAGTCGATTCTTCGTTTCTTTAAAGAAAAGAGCAAATTGCGGGTCATCGATGTCGATGCCACCGAATATTTTCTCGGCGAACTGGATGGGGTCAAGGACCCGGAGGTCAAACGCAAGCGAATCGGTCTCGGCTTTATCAAGATCTTCGAGGAAGAGGCCCATAAGATTGGCAAGGTCAAATTTCTTGCCCAGGGCACGCTGTACCCGGATGTTATTGAGTCGGTGAGTTTTCGCGGCGAGGCGCCGATCAAGTCGCACCATAATGTCGGTGGCCTGCCGGAGATCATGAAGCTCGACCTGATCGAGCCACTGCGTGAACTGTTCAAGGACGAGGTCCGTGAGCTGGGTCTTGAACTCGGGTTGCCGGAGGAGGCAATCTACCGCCAGCCCTTCCCCGGGCCGGGTCTTGGCATCAGGATCATGGGCGAGGTCACCCGCGAACGCCTGCGTATTCTCCGCCAGGCGGATGTCATTGTCCTGGAAGAGATGCGCAAGGCCGGCTGGTATCGCAAGGTCTGGCAGTCCTTTGCCGTCCTCCTGCCCATCCAGACGGTGGGAGTTATGGGCGATGGCCGTACCTACGAGCATGTTATCGCCATCCGCGCCGTTGATTCCCGTGATGCCATGACCGCCGATTGGAGCAAACTCCCCTACGAGATCCTTGGCGAAATCTCCAGCCGCATCATCAACGAGGTGCGCGGGGTGAACCGGGTGGTGTATGACATAAGTTCAAAACCACCGGCGACCATCGAATGGGAATAA
- a CDS encoding NYN domain-containing protein, with translation MLKTGIYVDAENIRMCGGYGMRYDVLAELAGAGDSILLRANSYMAEDGERTKDDQEYRQKLYRYHDVIRQCGFKVIKKFVKHFVDDEGILTTKANADMDLAIDALLQARNLDRIILLSGDGDFIRLVLALQNMGCRVEVIGFKYVSNDLREAADQFISGYLIPGLLPIGAQAGDNRQRGIPINYNPDRGFGFMRYYSLGREGLIPHSVFFHCSKAVEVNDSLFLDSNNIFEFTVVKNPDNNSRTEAWDIHLLDG, from the coding sequence ATGCTCAAGACCGGAATTTATGTAGACGCTGAAAACATTAGGATGTGCGGCGGCTACGGAATGCGCTACGACGTCCTGGCGGAACTGGCAGGAGCCGGCGATTCCATTCTGCTTCGCGCCAACTCGTATATGGCCGAGGACGGCGAGCGGACCAAGGATGATCAGGAATACCGGCAAAAGCTCTATCGCTACCACGATGTCATTCGCCAGTGCGGCTTCAAGGTCATTAAAAAATTCGTCAAACATTTTGTCGACGACGAGGGGATTCTCACCACCAAGGCCAATGCCGATATGGACCTGGCCATCGACGCCCTCCTCCAGGCGCGCAACCTTGACCGCATCATCCTCCTCAGCGGCGACGGCGACTTTATCCGGCTGGTGTTGGCCCTGCAGAACATGGGTTGCCGGGTGGAGGTCATCGGCTTCAAGTATGTCAGCAACGATCTGCGCGAGGCGGCCGATCAGTTTATCTCCGGCTACCTGATTCCAGGCCTGCTGCCGATCGGGGCCCAGGCTGGCGACAACCGCCAGCGGGGCATTCCCATTAATTACAACCCGGACAGGGGCTTCGGGTTTATGCGCTATTATTCCCTGGGTCGCGAGGGACTGATTCCTCATTCGGTGTTTTTTCATTGCTCCAAGGCGGTTGAGGTCAATGACTCCCTGTTCCTCGATTCGAACAATATCTTTGAATTTACCGTCGTTAAAAACCCGGATAACAACAGCCGTACCGAGGCCTGGGACATTCATCTGCTTGACGGCTAG